The following are encoded in a window of Spirochaeta cellobiosiphila DSM 17781 genomic DNA:
- a CDS encoding DUF2314 domain-containing protein encodes MDLLSELDHSAYHQAQKTFKIFVRELSWERRRIIKTLDLAIVKISLRTYKSGSFPAYEYLWVKDFYFDGENVQGTLLNDPKWAKNYERGQKVFTQLSQVSDWMFATNGKAYGGFSIQNTRKRMTQAERSKHDRAWHLDFGDPTEPKLSYIDHSSEEDLLCNEHPMCRDMGKNFKEYLSRSKDLLNYKDRVGNSLLHIEALAGNGLIVKTLKEHGANIHLQNNFGQRPLDMARIFDWHNVIEVLEN; translated from the coding sequence ATGGATTTACTATCAGAATTAGATCATAGTGCCTATCATCAGGCACAGAAAACATTTAAAATTTTCGTAAGAGAGTTATCATGGGAAAGGCGAAGGATCATTAAAACTCTAGATTTAGCTATTGTAAAAATATCCCTCAGAACATACAAGTCCGGTTCTTTTCCAGCTTATGAGTACTTGTGGGTGAAGGATTTTTACTTTGATGGGGAAAACGTACAGGGGACACTATTAAATGATCCCAAATGGGCTAAAAATTATGAACGAGGACAGAAAGTTTTCACACAATTAAGTCAGGTATCTGATTGGATGTTTGCCACCAATGGTAAAGCCTATGGCGGGTTTTCTATACAAAATACAAGAAAAAGAATGACCCAGGCAGAGCGATCAAAACATGATCGTGCCTGGCATCTTGATTTTGGAGACCCAACAGAACCTAAACTATCCTATATAGATCATTCTAGTGAAGAAGATTTGTTATGTAATGAACATCCCATGTGTCGGGACATGGGAAAAAATTTTAAAGAGTACCTATCCCGTTCAAAAGATTTGTTAAACTATAAAGATAGGGTAGGGAATTCTTTGCTTCATATTGAAGCTTTAGCTGGAAATGGATTGATAGTTAAAACACTAAAAGAACATGGGGCTAATATTCATCTTCAAAATAATTTTGGCCAAAGACCCCTAGATATGGCTAGAATATTTGATTGGCATAATGTCATTGAAGTTCTTGAAAATTGA
- a CDS encoding TonB-dependent receptor plug domain-containing protein, with product MKKVILINVLLFFSLTIMWAEDVLVSVTDRDLNIPLEGAQLQIIGQEELFYTNSEGEVTLQLSDETQRLVLNISYPGYESLRLPLSKGDAVIKAELVLQGIIQGEELVVEGERKGKSDEEVGVSVVVDKEAFQTTANIGIVEDVMNTIKTLPGVGYTSSWNARPSIRGGYPDEMAATLDGFYVTYPFHWGGAVSIFNPNMVSSAKLSNGVYSARYGRAMSGLLEVATLSPSDPETRIDISQSTISTDIFIQTPLGGSGGLFTGGKVTYLDSVRLFNPESTEDIPTLPYIRDFYTKAFFDPLNNLHIYFNGFFGSDGIGVDTTTENDDYSTDILFDYDYSNAFISGGFDWSYSDKTLFSLIGGYNWNFMDMTFRLRNRGTMTYTDDFVDKYGVIYGINYGDTYSIEGLVDEGTRHLDTQQSQIKIQGEHLIGDGHVLTAGLENIIITNAQESDINLWTLKDGGGSLSLEEVQYAVSIDGNHSLNTAGYLIWESGNDQSDLNSELGLRTEYFALWNDDYDMKARPSLNPRGTLTYQWIKGKDRLDNVSFSIGSGLFSTFPMSGQLLEEEYDSKDWQIPPDTALFNVLGTNIEWDDIWKFKLESYYKYYLNRLVLTSDDASGATEYYYNTDGSGHAAGFDLMLQKKFSRKWDGYLSYSFIWSRFYNPSNTGTDTEEVLLPSGESLDRWYFPYYHRYHNFNVVFNWHFKPGWTFTTIGQVASGDPRAAVGQVTSYPVSYDGQTIQRYGRTSTYSDSQRNGISAPVDIRLSYSYYKPRSKVNWEWYIAMEDILANLYQPSGNTTYNAITGEEDKGTGADFNIGIPIPSFGLKISY from the coding sequence GTGAAAAAAGTAATTTTAATCAATGTTCTGTTGTTCTTCTCCCTGACAATAATGTGGGCAGAGGATGTTCTGGTAAGTGTTACTGACCGCGATCTAAATATTCCTCTTGAAGGCGCTCAACTTCAAATTATAGGTCAAGAAGAACTCTTTTATACCAATTCAGAGGGGGAAGTTACCTTACAACTATCAGATGAAACACAAAGGCTAGTACTTAATATCTCCTATCCGGGTTATGAAAGTCTTCGTTTACCCTTATCCAAGGGGGATGCTGTTATAAAAGCAGAATTAGTATTGCAGGGGATTATTCAAGGAGAGGAACTAGTTGTAGAGGGAGAGAGAAAAGGAAAAAGTGATGAGGAAGTGGGCGTTTCTGTCGTTGTTGATAAAGAAGCCTTTCAGACTACAGCCAATATTGGTATCGTCGAAGATGTCATGAATACCATAAAAACTCTCCCGGGTGTTGGTTATACCTCCAGTTGGAATGCCCGCCCTTCTATACGGGGAGGATATCCTGATGAGATGGCCGCTACTCTAGATGGTTTTTATGTAACTTACCCCTTTCACTGGGGAGGGGCAGTATCCATATTTAATCCTAATATGGTCAGTTCTGCTAAGCTATCTAATGGTGTTTATTCTGCTCGTTATGGACGTGCTATGTCTGGTTTATTGGAAGTAGCTACTCTGTCACCATCAGATCCTGAAACGAGAATTGATATATCTCAATCCACAATTTCAACAGATATTTTTATTCAAACTCCTCTAGGAGGATCGGGAGGTCTTTTTACTGGTGGGAAGGTAACTTACTTGGATTCTGTAAGATTATTCAACCCTGAATCAACCGAAGATATTCCTACCTTACCCTATATCAGGGATTTTTATACAAAGGCTTTCTTTGATCCCTTAAATAATCTGCATATATATTTTAATGGCTTTTTTGGCAGTGATGGTATTGGTGTTGATACCACCACTGAGAATGATGATTATTCAACGGATATCCTTTTTGATTATGATTATAGTAATGCTTTTATCTCTGGTGGTTTTGATTGGTCCTATAGTGATAAAACGCTTTTTTCCCTCATTGGTGGGTATAACTGGAATTTTATGGATATGACCTTCCGTCTTCGTAACAGGGGGACTATGACATATACAGATGATTTTGTAGATAAATACGGTGTTATATATGGAATTAATTATGGAGATACTTATTCCATTGAGGGATTAGTAGATGAAGGGACCCGTCATCTTGACACTCAACAGTCCCAGATCAAAATTCAAGGAGAACATCTCATCGGCGATGGGCATGTTCTAACAGCAGGTCTGGAAAATATTATCATAACCAATGCACAAGAATCGGATATAAATCTATGGACTCTTAAAGATGGTGGGGGAAGCTTGTCTCTCGAGGAAGTCCAGTATGCTGTCAGTATTGATGGGAATCATAGCTTGAATACAGCTGGTTACCTAATCTGGGAATCAGGGAATGATCAGTCTGACTTAAATAGTGAATTAGGTTTGCGTACAGAATACTTTGCCCTTTGGAATGATGATTATGATATGAAAGCGAGACCTTCTTTAAATCCTAGAGGGACTCTGACTTATCAATGGATCAAAGGTAAGGATCGATTAGATAATGTTAGTTTTTCTATTGGATCTGGATTGTTTTCTACCTTTCCTATGTCTGGACAATTACTTGAGGAAGAATATGACAGTAAAGATTGGCAGATTCCTCCTGACACAGCTTTATTTAATGTCCTGGGTACTAATATTGAATGGGATGACATATGGAAGTTTAAATTAGAGAGTTATTATAAGTATTACTTGAATAGACTGGTACTCACAAGTGATGATGCCTCAGGGGCTACGGAGTATTATTACAATACTGATGGGTCAGGGCATGCTGCAGGTTTTGATTTAATGCTCCAAAAAAAGTTCAGCCGTAAATGGGATGGATACCTAAGCTATTCGTTTATCTGGTCTCGTTTCTATAATCCTTCTAACACTGGTACTGATACAGAAGAGGTTCTGCTTCCTTCTGGCGAATCTTTAGATCGCTGGTATTTTCCCTATTATCACCGATATCACAATTTCAATGTGGTCTTTAATTGGCATTTTAAACCTGGTTGGACTTTTACTACCATAGGTCAGGTGGCTTCAGGAGACCCCAGAGCTGCTGTGGGACAGGTAACTTCCTATCCTGTAAGCTATGATGGACAAACGATTCAACGTTATGGCCGTACAAGTACTTATTCAGATTCTCAGCGAAATGGGATATCAGCTCCAGTGGATATAAGATTGAGCTACTCCTATTATAAACCCCGCTCAAAAGTGAATTGGGAGTGGTATATCGCTATGGAGGATATATTAGCTAATCTCTATCAGCCTAGTGGTAATACAACATACAATGCTA